The Mesorhizobium loti DNA segment GGCGTTCACCTCGGCGGAAGAAAAGATCGTTCAGGTCCTGCTTGCCGATTATCCGATGTCGGGGCTGGGAACAGCAACCCGGCTGGCACGCCGGGCCGGGGTCAGCGACCCCAGCGTGACACGGCTGATGACCAAGCTCGGCTATGTCGGCTTTGCCGATTTCCAGGCGCGCCTGCTCACCGAAGTGGAGTCCAGGCTGCATTCGCCGCTGCTGATGATGGAGGCCAAACGTCCGGGCGGCTCCAGCGAAGGCACGGCGCTCGCCTATTTCCACTCGGTTTCCGACAGCCTGGAGCGCACGCGCACGGCGGTGCCGCTGCAGGCCTATACGCGCGCGGTCAATTTGCTGCTCGAGACCAAGGGCCAGGTCGTGCTGCTGGGCGGCCGTTTCAGCCGGCATATTGCCTCCATGCTTGCCGGCTATCTCCTGCAATTCCGCTCCGGCGTGCGCGACATCGGTTCGCTGAGCCCCGCCGATTTCGATCTTCTGATCGACCTCGGCAAGCGTGACCTCCTCGTCGTCTTCGACTACCGCCGCTACCAGTCGGACGTGGTGCGCTTTGCGCAACAGGCGCATGAACGCGGCGTCTCCGTATTGCTGTTCACCGATGTGTGGCTGTCGCCGATCGCTGAGATCGCCGACCTGACCATGGTCGCGGCGATCGATGCCAATTCGCCGTTCGACACGCTGGCCACCGCCGTCGCCCAGATGGAGACGGTCTTTGCCCATGCGCTGGAAGGCCATGGCGCAGGCGTGCGCAAGCGCATCGAGGACATTGAGAAGATCCGCAGCGCCAATGCCGTCACGCTCGATGCCGCCCTATCGCCGGACAGCGAGACCGCCAAACCCAAAGCCCCAAGGAAATAGCGTCGATACGCCCGATGCGGCGATGCGAGGAAGGAACAATCATGCCTGATATCAAGACCATCATCGACGCCGTGCAGGCCGGGATCGAGGCCGACCGCGACTGGCTGATCGGCTTGACCCGCGACATGGTCCGTATCCCTTCGGTCAATCCCAAATTCGAGCCCAAATCGGCGATCAACCGCGAGGCGGATGTCCAGGCGCTGCTCGAACCGATCCTCAAGCAGGATGGCTTCCGCACCGAACAGTGGGATGCCTTGCCCGGCCGGCCCAATCTGGTCGGCGAATGGGCCGGAAATGAAGACCGTAGCCTGATCCTGTGCGGGCATATCGATGTCGTACCAGTCGGCGAGATGAAGGACTGGTCGGTCGATCCGTTCGGCGGCGAGATCACCAATGGCCGGCTCTATGGCCGCGGCGCGGTCGACATGAAGGGCGGCGTCGCGGCTTGCGTTGCCGCCGCGCGTGCGATCAAAAAGGCCGGCATCACGCTGCAAGGCCGGCTGGCGATCCACTCTGTCGTCGACGAGGAGGCCGGCGGCTTCGGCGCCATAGATGCGGTGAAGAGGGGCAAGCTCGCCAAGGCGGTGCTTGTCGCCGAGCCGACCTGGGGCGATGTCCTGCCGGTCGAGGGCGGGCTTGAATGGGCGCGGGTGACGATCCGTGGCCGCAACGCGCA contains these protein-coding regions:
- a CDS encoding RpiR family transcriptional regulator, giving the protein MSIREELANTTLAFTSAEEKIVQVLLADYPMSGLGTATRLARRAGVSDPSVTRLMTKLGYVGFADFQARLLTEVESRLHSPLLMMEAKRPGGSSEGTALAYFHSVSDSLERTRTAVPLQAYTRAVNLLLETKGQVVLLGGRFSRHIASMLAGYLLQFRSGVRDIGSLSPADFDLLIDLGKRDLLVVFDYRRYQSDVVRFAQQAHERGVSVLLFTDVWLSPIAEIADLTMVAAIDANSPFDTLATAVAQMETVFAHALEGHGAGVRKRIEDIEKIRSANAVTLDAALSPDSETAKPKAPRK